The following coding sequences lie in one Mus musculus strain C57BL/6J chromosome 11, GRCm38.p6 C57BL/6J genomic window:
- the Ifi35 gene encoding interferon-induced 35 kDa protein homolog has translation MSVTLQTVLYSLQEEQARLKMRLQELQQLKRERTGSPGAKIPFSVPEVPLVFQGQTKQGRQVPKFVVSNLKVCCPLPEGSALVTFEDPKVVDRLLQQKEHRVNLEDCRLRVQVQPLELPVVTNIQVSSQPDNHRVLVSGFPAGLRLSEEELLDKLEIFFGKAKNGGGDVETREMLQGTVMLGFADEEVAQHLCQIGQFRVPLDRQQVLLRVSPYVSGEIQKAEIKFQQAPHSVLVTNIPDVMDAQELHDILEIHFQKPTRGGGEVEALTVVPSGQQGLAIFTSESS, from the exons ATGTCTGTGACCCTGCAAACT GTCCTCTACAGTCttcaggaggagcaagccaggctCAAGATGAGGCTGCAGGAGCTGCAGCAGCTCAAAAGGGAGCGCACAGGCTCTCCCGGAGCCAAG ATCCCATTCTCAGTACCTGAAGTTCCTCTGGTATTCCAAGGCCAAACTAAGCAGGGCAGGCAAGTGCCCAAGTTTGTAGTTTCTAACTTGAAGGTCTGCTGCCCTCTGCCTGAAGGTTCTGCTCTGGTCACCTTTGAGGACCCCAAAG TGGTTGATCGGTTGCTACAACAAAAGGAACACAGAGTTAACTTAGAGGACTGCCGGCTGCGGGTGCAGGTCCAGCCCTTGGAGCTGCCTGTGGTGACCAACATTCAG GTGTCCAGCCAGCCAGATAACCACAGGGTGCTCGTTAGTGGTTTTCCTGCTGGACTTAGGCTGAGTGAAGAGGAACTGTTGGACAAGCTGGAGATCTTCTTTGGCAAGGCCAAGAATGGAGGTGGGGATGTAGAGACCCGGGAGATGCTGCAAGGGACCGTCATGCTAGGGTTTGCTGATGAAGAAG TGGCCCAGCACTTATGCCAGATTGGCCAGTTCAGAGTCCCACTGGACCGGCAGCAGGTCCTCCTGAGGGTCTCTCCCTATGTGAGTGGTGAGATCCAGAAAGCCGAG ATCAAATTCCAGCAAGCCCCTCATTCAGTGCTGGTGACAAATATTCCTGATGTCATGGATGCCCAGGAACTGCATGACATCCTTGAGATCCACTTCCAGAAGCCCACTCGTGGGGGCGGGGAGGTGGAGGCCCTGACAGTTGTGCCTTCAGGGCAGCAGGGCCTGGCTATCTTCACTTCCGAGTCAAGCTAG